GGGCCTGAAGCCGGTCTTCCGCCCCGACGGCCTGGTCACCGCGGCCAACTGCTGCCCGCTGAACGACGGCGCCGCGGCCCTGGTGATCATGTCCGACACCAAGGCGCGCGAGCTGGGCCTGACCCCGCTGGCCCGGATCGTCTCCACCGGCGTCTCCGGCCTCTCCCCCGAGATCATGGGGTACGGGCCGGTCGAGGCCAGCAAGCAGGCGCTGAAGCGGGCCGGCCTGACCGTCGGCGACATCGACCTCGCCGAGATCAACGAGGCGTTCGCCGCCCAGGTCATCCCCTCCTACCGGGACCTCGGCCTGCCGCTGGACAAGGTCAACGTCAACGGCGGCGCGATCGCCGTCGGCCACCCCTTCGGCATGACCGGCGCCCGCATCACCGGCACGCTGATCAACAGCCTCCAGTTCCACGACAAGCAGTGGGGCCTGGAGACGATGTGCGTGGGCGGCGGCCAGGGCATGGCGATGGTGATCGAGCGGCTGAGCTGAGCCGCAGCGGAGGGTAGGGGGCGCGCGAGGTACGAGTGCGGCACCTGCCCGCAGCGGAGGCGAAGCCCAGCGCGACCACCAGCGCGAGCGGCTGAGCCAACCTCACCGAGCTCCGACCGTGACCGAATCTCCCCCAGGATGTGATCTGCGTCCCGGGGGAGAGTCGTTTCCGCAGGTCAGGGCCAATTTGGGGCTAAACATCGGACCGAAAGACCTGTCCATTTCGTGACGTAATGCACTGACAGCCCGTACCGGTACAGGTCAAGCTGATGTAGGAAGTCGGGGGTATCGATAGAAACCGGGAGTATGTCAGTGAGCGCCATGTCATTTGCCCTGTTGCTGACCACCGCCGCTGCCACGGCCGTCGGCGCCGCCGCACTGCACGCCGCTCACGGGCTGCGCAGGCAGGTGGCCGCGCTGCGCACGGAGCTGGCCGCCGGCCGCGCCCTCAGTGCTTCCGTGCCGCCGCAGAGCCGCAGTACGGCCACTCCCGCCGAGGAGATACGCACGGCCGTCGCCGAAGCGCTCGCCGAGGAGCGCGAGCGCGAGCTGGCCGAGGCGCGCGCCTTCTGGGCCGCCCAGGAAGCCCGTGACGCCGCCGACGCCCCGTCCCTGCTGGGCGGCCTGTCCGGTCTCGGCGACGACGCCCCGTACTACCTGCCCCGGCAGGCCGACTTCGCCGGTCTGGAGTCGATGGACCTCGAAGCGGCCGAGGCGATGGAGGAACTCGCGGAGCTGACCGAGCGGACTCTCGCGGAGCACGAGAGCGGCGAGCCGACCGACCTCCCGGAGATCGCGGAGTTCCCCGAGGACTCCCCCGAGCTGGCCGCCGCCCGCCGCCGCCACCCCTCGCACCCGGACTTCATCCCCGTACAGACTCACGTGGTCACCGACCACGAGCGCACCGTGAACCGGCTGGAGGAGCTGGCCGACACCGCGACCGAGCTGACCGACGTGCGGCCCGGCCCGCTGGGCACGCTCGACGTGTACGTCTTCGCCGACGGCACCACGCTCTGCATGACCCCCGGTCACCGCGAGACCGCCGAGCGCCTCGCCGACGCCCTGCGGGCGGGCCGGCAGCCGGTGCTGCTGGGCGGCTCGGGCGTCTCGGGCGCCTACGCGCTGACCTTCTCCTGCGGCGAGGACAACGTGTACATCCTCGCCGACCGCGTCATCGCCTCGTTCTGACCGGGATTCACCCCGGGCCGCCCCGGTCCCGGGCGCGGGCCCTCACACGCGTCGCTCACACGCGTCACGCGAAAGCCCGCGCCGCCGCTTCCCCGACATACCGCACGGCCTCGTCCAACTCCTGGGACGGGGCCGTTTCCAGTGCCACCGCCAGGTCCCGCCCGGCGACGGCGAGCTGGTCGCCCACGGCGAACATCCCGGCGTCCGGCAGTTCACGCGGCTCGGCGTCCGGGTCCTCCAGACGCTGGGCCCGGGCGGCGAGTTCGCGGGCCGCGGCCAGCGCCTCGGCGGCCGCACCGCGCTGGAGGCGGCTCTGCGGGGCCGAGCGCAGCCGGTCGGCGAAACGGTCCACGGTCAGGATCAGGGGCGTCGTATCGAGCACCCGGCCGACCCTACGCGGCCCTCCCGCCCGGCTGCCAGCGCCGGGCGGGGGCACGGAACGCGGAACGGCCCGCAGGCACGATGCCTGCGGGCCGTTCCGGTGTCACGGGTACCGCGGGTGTCACGGGTGCTCGGCGGCCGGTCAGTCGTCGCCGCTGAGGATCGCGACCAGGCGCAGCATCTCGATGTAGATCCACACCAGGGTCACGGTGAGGCCGAAGGCCGCCAGCCAGGACTCCTCGCGCGGAGCGCCGTACGCGATGCCGTCCTCGACCTGCTTGAAGTTCAGGGCGAGGATGCACGCGCCGATGACGATGGCCACGATGCCGAAGATGATGCCGAGCGCACCGCTGCGGAAGCCGAGGCCGTCACCGCCGCCGAACACGGCGAACAGGAGGTTGACCATCATCAGCAGCGAGAAGCCGATGGCTGCCGCCATCACGAAGCCGTAGAAGCGGCGCGTGACCCGGATCAGTCCGGTGCGGTAGGCGATCAGCACACCGGCGAAGACCGCCATGGTGCCGATCACCGCCTGCATCGCGGCGCCGGGAGCCCAGTAGACACTGACGATGTTGCTGATGACGCCGAGGAAGACACCCTCGAACGCCGCGTACGTCAGGATCAGCGGCGGCGAGGGCCGGCGCTTGAACGAGTTCACCAGCGACAGCACGAAGCCGATGATCGCGGCGCCGATGGCGACGCCGATCGCCGTGCCGACGTTCTCCTTGTCGACCGGCAGCGTCCACCAGGCGGCGGTCGCGGCGACGATCACGGTGCCGAGCGTCATCGCCGTACGCGTCACCACGTCGTCGATGGTCATCACGTCGGGACGGGCGGGCGCCTGCGGGGCGCCCTGGATGTCCGTCTGCGCGTAGGGGTTGGTGGCGTACGGGTTGGCGGCGGTGCCCTGCGCGTACGGGTTGCCCGTCGCGGGGGCCCCGGCCTGCGGCGTCGCGTTGAAGCCCGCGTGGCCGTTGTCGCGGCTGAACCCCCGTCGCGAGAAGACCGGGTTGCTGCTCCTCATCTCACTCCTCCATGGCCACACTGCGTGGCCTTGCCACAAGAGTAATGGGTAGGCAAAAGAATCACCCTAGTGCCAGGGGAGGATCTTTGCGCCGGTGTGCGCCGAGGCTCCCCGGGGCCCGGGAGGAATCACGTACGGGCCGGGGATCATGGGGCACACAGGTGGTCGGGCTCACAGGAGCGGGAGGCGGTCACGGTCTGGGCCGTCCGGGTCACGCACAGTGCGGCGCGTGGTGCCCGGAGCCGGACTCGAACCGGCACGCCCCCGAGGGGCAGCGAGGTTTAAGCTCGCCGTGTCTACGTTCCACCATCCGGGCGTGCCGCGCGGCTCCGCGTCTGGCTACCGACCCTATCCGGGGGCGTCCCTCGATCAGCGGAACAGTGGCGCGATGTTGTCTTATTTTATTGACCGCTTGAGGGTCCGTCAGGACATCTGGCCGGGCTGACCGCACGCCCGCGGCCGATCATGGGCGGTCCGCGCCCCGGACGGGAATGACGGAAAGTCGCCGCACTCGTACGGCCCAACGCGCCAGGTCCGCGCCAGGCTTCGCCAGGGCATCCGCCACCCTCGGGTCCGGCGCCGCTCCGGCCCGGGTCCGGCCCCGGGTCCGGCGCCGGTCCGTCGGGGCGCGCCCACCGCCGGGGCAGCTCCCCGGCCGCCCACCGCGTGCTCACCGTGGGTGACCGTGAAGCGGTGGCCTCGGCTCGGTCAGGGTCGATGTCATACCCGAGGAGGACGGATCCACTCCCCCGATGCGACTCAAGGCGGCCACGGGAACGGGCATCGGGAGTGACGACCGGGGCCGATCGGGACGTAACGATGGAGTAAGTCCCCGAGGCATGGCGTCAGCGCCCGCCTCAGCACGGCCCATGCGTCCGCATCACCCGAACCAGGAGCGTCCCTGTGACCACCACCCCCACCGTTCACCGCGCCACCGCGGTGGCTGCCCGCGCCACGGAGCTGTCGAAGGTCTACGGCGAGGGCGAGACGCAGGTCGTCGCCCTGGACCGGGTGACCGTGGACTTCCCGCAGGGCGAGTTCACCGCGATCATGGGCCCCTCGGGCTCCGGCAAGTCGACGCTGATGCACTGCGTCGCCGGGCTCGACAGCTTCAGCAGCGGTTCGGTGCGCATCGGCGAGACCGAGCTGTCCACGCTGAAGGACAAGCAGCTCACGCAGTTGCGCCGGGACAAGATCGGCTTCATCTTCCAGGCGTTCAACCTGCTGCCGACGCTCACCGCGCTGGAGAACATCACCCTGCCGATGGACATCGCCGGCCGTAAGCCGGACGCCGCGTGGCTCCAGAAGGTGATCGACATGGTGGGGCTCTCGGAGCGGCTGAAGCACCGCCCGACCGAGCTCTCCGGCGGTCAGCAGCAGCGCGTCGCCGTGGCCCGCGCCCTGGCCTCGCAGCCCGAGATCATCTTCGGTGACGAGCCGACCGGGAACCTGGACTCCCGCTCCGGCGCCGAGGTCCTCGGCTTCCTGCGCAACTCGGTGCGCGAGCTGGGCCAGACCGTGGTGATGGTGACGCACGACCCGGTCGCCGCCTCCTACGCGGACCGGGTCATCTTCCTCGCGGACGGCGCGGTCGTCGACCAGATGATGCACCCGACCGCCGACGGGGTCCTCGACCGGATGAAGGCGTTCGACGCGAAGGGCCGCACGAGCTGACGCCGTCGGCCGGGCCGGCCGGCCCGGCCGCCGCACCGGCCGACACGGGCGCCCCGCCGCACCCCGGCCGCCGGCATCGCGCGTCCCCGCCCCCCTTCCGGAACCCATCCCAGGACACAGACATGTTCCGTACCGCCCTGCGCAATGTGCTCGCGCACAAGGCCAGGCTGCTGATGACCGTGCTCGCCGTCATGCTCGGCGTAGCGTTCGTCTCCGGCACCCTGGTCTTCACCGACACCCTCGGCAACGCCTTCAGCAAGCAGTCCGCCAAGAGCTACGACAACGTCGCCGTCTCCATCGAGACGTTCGCCGGCGACGACGAGAAGACCGCCGGCATCGACGACGCCACCCTGGAGAAGATCCGGGGCCTGGACGGCGTGGCCTCCGCCACCGGCCGGGTCAACGGCTTCGCCGGGGTCGCCGACCCGGACGGCAAGCTGATCGGCAACGGCTGGTCCAACACCGGTGCCAACTTCGCCCCCGGCAAGGACGGCAAGGACGCGAGCTACGTCTTCACCGACGGCTCGGGCCCGGCGGAGAACGGCTCGGTCGCACTCGACAAGGACACCGCGAGCAAGGGCAAGTACCGCGTCGGCGACCCGGTGCGGGTCGCGACCAACGGCCCGGTGAAGGAGTACACCCTCTCGGGGATCTTCACCACCGAGGACGGCGCGGTCAACGCGGGCGGCAGCCTCGTGCTGTTCGACACCGCGACCGCCCAGAAGCTCTACCTGAAGCCCGGCGTCTTCCAGAACGCCACCGTCTCCGCCGCGGGCGGCGTCTCCGACCGGAAGCTGCTGGACGCGATCGAGCCCCTGCTGCCGAAGGACGCCACCGCGCAGACCGGCAAGGCGCTGGCGGACCAGCAGGCGAAGGACATCGAGAGCGGACTGTCCAGCCTCAACACCATGCTGCTGGCGTTCGCGGGCATCGCGCTGTTCGTCGGCATCTTCCTCATCGCCAACACCTTCACCATGCTGATCGCCCAGCGGACCCGTGAGCTGGCCCTGATGCGGGCCATCGGGGCCACCCGCCGTCAGGTCAAGCGCTCGGTGCTGCTCGAAGCGGCGGTCGTCGGGACGCTCGCCTCCGTCATCGGCTTCGCGCTCGGCCTCGGCCTCGCCACCGGTCTGCGCTCCGCGATGGGCCTCCTGGGCGGCAAGATCCCCGCCGGCCCGCTGATCGTCTCGCCGACCGCCGTCCTCTCCGCCTTCGCGGTGGGTGTTCTGATCACCGTGCTGGCCGCCTGGCTGCCCGCCCGCCGGGCCGCGAAGATCGCCCCGGTGGCCGCGATGAGCAGCGTGCACGCCACCGCTTCCACCAAGTCCCTGGTTCTGCGGAACTCCATCGGCGGCGTGATCGCCCTGATCGGCGCCGCGGGCATCGTCGGCGGTGCGGGAGCGGGCGGCACGTCCGGCCGGCAGCTGGTCGCGGGCGGCGCGTTCTTCGCCCTGATCGGTGTCATCATCCTGATCCCGCTGCTGTCGCGCCCGGTCATCGCGCTGGTCCGGCCGCTGCTGGAGAAGCTGTTCGGCGTCTCCGGGAAGCTGGCCTCGCAGAACGCGGTCCGCAACCCGCGGCGTACCGGAGCCACCGCCTCCGCGCTCGCCATCGGGCTGACCCTGGTCACCGGCATCTCGGTGCTGGGCGTCACGCTCGGCCAGGCCATCGACAAGATGACCACGGACAACATCAAGGCCGACTACCTGGTCTCGATGGCCAGCGGCGACTCGCTCGACGAGTCCGCGCTGACGGCCCTGTCGAAGGCGGACGGCGTCGCCGCGCTCTCCCCGCAGCAGGCGGCCTGGTTCGAGGTCGACGGCGAGTACCACTCGGCCTCCGCCGTCACCCCCGGCGACGTGGAGAAGGTCTTCTCCCTGACGACCGTCTCCGGCTCGCTCGGCTCGCTCAAGGACGGCCAGGTCGCGGTCGGTTCCAAGACCGCCGAGTCGAACGGCTGGAAGACCGGCGACACGCTCCCGGTGAAGTTCGAGGACGACAAGAAGGGCGAGGTGACGGTCGGGGCGCTCTACAAGGAGAACGAGTTCCTCTCACCCTTCGTGATCCCGAAGAAGCTGGCGGACGAGCACAGCACCTCCACCCGCCCGGAGATCCGGGAGATCTGGATCAAGGCGGACGGCGGCGCGAGCAAGGCGAACGAGCAGTCGGTCGTGGACGCGCTCGGCGACAACCCGGCGATGAGCGTCATGGACCGGCAGGACATCCGTGACATGTTCGGCGGCTTCATCAACACCGCCCTGAACATCATGTACGGGCTGCTCGCCATGGCCCTGCTGATCGCGGTCCTCGGTGTCGTCAACACCCTCGCGATGTCGGTGTTCGAGCGGCAGCAGGAGATCGGCATGCTCCGTGCGATCGGCCTCGACCGGGGCCGCGTCAAGCGGATGATCCGTCTGGAGGCCGTCGTCATCTCGCTCTTCGGCGCGGTGATCGGGGTCGGCCTCGGGGTCTTCCTCGGCTGGGCGATCGGCCAGACCCTGTCCGCCGACATCCCCGGCTACGCCCTGGTCATCCCGTGGGACCGGCTCGGCGTCTTCCTGCTCCTCGCCGCCCTGGTGGGCGTCCTCGCCTCGCTGTGGCCCGCCCGCAGCGCCGCGAGGCTCAACATGCTGACGGCGATCAAGACCGAGTAGTCCGGGCCCGGGGGCCGTGGGGACGACGAGGGGCCGGCGCCCCGCTGGAAAGCGGGGCGCCGGCCCCTCGCCCGTCGCCGTACGCGTACGGGTCAGGCGCCCTGGCCCTCGACGGGCTCCGTCCAGGTGCGGGCGCGCAGCGGCATCCGGGAGCCGCCTTCCTCCAGCGGGCGCACCGCGAGGATCTGGTTGACGCCGATCTTGTTGCGCTCGAAGGACAGCGCCGAGGCGGCCATGTACAGCCGCCAGACCCTGGCCCGGCCCGGGGAGGTGGCGCGTACCGCCCGCTCCCAGTGCTGCTCCAGGTTGGCCACCCACCGGCGCAGGGTCAGCGCGTAGTGCTCGCGCAGCGTCTCGACGTCCCGGGCCTCGAAGCCGGCCTCCTCCAGGGTGGCCAGGGTGCGGCCGAGCGGGGCCAGTTCGCCGTCGGGGAAGACGTAGGCGTCGATGAACGCGTCGATGCGGTAGGCGTCCTCGTCCTTCTCGGGGCGGCGGGCGATCTGGTGGTTCAGGAGGCGGCCGCCGGGCTTCAGGAGGGCGTAGAGGTCGTCCGCGTACTCCCGGTAGCGGACCGATCCGACGTGCTCGGCCATGCCGATCGAGGAGATCGCGTCGTACGGGCCGGGTGGGGTCTCCCCTGTTCGAGCGGGACCGGGAGTTCGGGGAAGGACGTCCCGGTAGTCCTGCACCCGGATCTCGATGCGGTCGGTCAGGCCCTCCTCCGCGATGCGCTTGCGGGCGTGGGCGGCCTGCTCCTGGGAGAGAGTGATGCCGGTGACCTGCGCCCCGTACTCACGGGCGGCGTGGATGGCCATGGCGCCCCAGCCGCAGCCGACGTCCAGCAGCCGGTCGCCCTCCTTCAGGCCGAGCTTGCGGCAGACCAGGTCGAGCTTGTCGCGCTGGGCCTCCTCCAGGGTCCCTCCGTCCTGCCAGTAGGCGCAGGAGTAGACCATGGAGGGGCCGAGCACCAGGGCGTAGAAGTCGTTTCCGACGTCGTAGTGGTGGCTGATGGCCTCCTTGTCGCGACGTCTGGTGTGCAGCGGTCCGGTGCGGCGGCGCACCTCCTCCGCGGGCGGGGCCGGCGGCGGCCAGGGGCCCGCGAGGTCGAGGAGCCCGCGGGCGAAGGCGCGGACCTTGGGGTCGCGGACCGGGTGGACGGAGTCCTTGGCGTCGGCGCCGCGGTCCCAGAGCAGCCCGGCCAGATGACCGAGCGTTTCGTACAGGTCGCCCTCGATGTCGATCTCCCCGGCCACCCAGGCGCGGGCCAGGCCCAGTTCGCCGGGCTTCCACAGGAGCCGGCGCAGGGCGCGGCGGTGGCGGATCACGAGGACCGGGGCGCCGGGCGGCCCCGATTCGCTGCCGTCCCAGGCCCGGATCCGGACCGGCAGGGGTTCCGAGAGCAACTCTTCGGCAAGAGCGGTCAGCCGCGACGCGGCGTCTGCCATGGCGCACACCTCCGTGGTGTTTCCCCGACAAGCACAACAATCACCAAGCGAACAGACATGCCCGTAACCCCGTCGCGACGCCCCGGGCGCCGTGGCGAGGTACACCTGCGTCAACTGTCCTCGCACACTCCGTCATCCCGCTACCGGGCAACGAATCGGCAAAGCGCGTGTATGCGCCACCCATGTGGGCGGGATCTGGCCATGCCCCGCCACGGGGCCCCGGACCGCGGCCCCGTCCGGATACGCCGAAGGGGCCGTCCGCACCACGGATGGCGGACGGCCCCTTCGGGCGTCGTACGGTGCGCTCCCCGCGGAGCGCTTCACCGAGCGGTCAGGAGGCCTTGGCCTTCTCGCCCTCGGGCTTGGCGGCGGCCGGAGCCGGGGCCGGCTTGGCGGCCTCGTAGAACTCCTCGCGCGGCGTCTCCATGGCGCCGAGCGAGACGACCTCGCGCTTGAGGAACATCGCCAGCGTCCAGTCGGCGAAGATCCGGATCTTGCGGTTCCAGGTCGGCATGGCCATGCCGTGGTAGCCGCGGTGCATGTACCAGGCGAGACGGCCCTTGAGCTTGATCTTCACCTTGCCCATGACGATCATCGCGACGCCCTTGTGCAGGCCGAGACCGGCGACCGCACCCTTGTTGGCGTGGCTGTACTCCTTCTGCGGGAAGCCCCGCATACCGGAGATCACGTTGTCGCCGAGGACCTTCGCCTGACGCAGCGCGTGCTGGGCGTTGGGCGGGCACCAGGCGTTCGGGTTGCCGGCGCGGCGGCCGACCATGTCCGGCACCTGGGCGTTGTCGCCCGCGGCCCAGATGTAGTCGGTGCCCTGCACCTGGAGCTTCTCCGAGGTGTCCACGTGACCGCGGGGTCCGAGCGGCAGGCCGAAGCGCGCCAGCGCCGGGTTCGGCTTCACACCGGCGGTCCACACGATGGTGCTGGAGTCGACCTCCAGGCCGTTCTTCAGGACCACGTGGCCGTCGACACAGGAGTCCATCGAGGTGGAGAGGTAGATCTCCACACCGCGGCTCTCCAGGTGCTCCTTGCCGTAGGCGCCCAGCTTCGGGCCGACCTCGGGAAGGATCTTGTCGGCGGCGTCGACGAGGATGAAGCGCATGTCCTCGCGCTTCACGTTCGTGTAGTACTTCGCCGCGTCGCGGGCCATGTCCTCGACCTCGCCGATGGTCTCCGCACCGGCGAAACCGCCGCCCACGAAGACGAACGTCAGCGCCTTGCGGCGGACGTCCTCGTCGGTCGTGGAGTCGGCCTTGTCCAGCTGCTCCAGGACGTGGTTGCGCAGGCCGATCGACTCCTCGATGCCCTTCATGCCGATGCCCTGCTCGGCGAGGCCGGGGATCGGGAAGGTACGGGAGACCGCGCCCATCGCGATGACCAGGTAGTCGAAGGGC
The nucleotide sequence above comes from Streptomyces sp. NBC_01116. Encoded proteins:
- a CDS encoding Bax inhibitor-1/YccA family protein — translated: MRSSNPVFSRRGFSRDNGHAGFNATPQAGAPATGNPYAQGTAANPYATNPYAQTDIQGAPQAPARPDVMTIDDVVTRTAMTLGTVIVAATAAWWTLPVDKENVGTAIGVAIGAAIIGFVLSLVNSFKRRPSPPLILTYAAFEGVFLGVISNIVSVYWAPGAAMQAVIGTMAVFAGVLIAYRTGLIRVTRRFYGFVMAAAIGFSLLMMVNLLFAVFGGGDGLGFRSGALGIIFGIVAIVIGACILALNFKQVEDGIAYGAPREESWLAAFGLTVTLVWIYIEMLRLVAILSGDD
- a CDS encoding ABC transporter ATP-binding protein, which gives rise to MTTTPTVHRATAVAARATELSKVYGEGETQVVALDRVTVDFPQGEFTAIMGPSGSGKSTLMHCVAGLDSFSSGSVRIGETELSTLKDKQLTQLRRDKIGFIFQAFNLLPTLTALENITLPMDIAGRKPDAAWLQKVIDMVGLSERLKHRPTELSGGQQQRVAVARALASQPEIIFGDEPTGNLDSRSGAEVLGFLRNSVRELGQTVVMVTHDPVAASYADRVIFLADGAVVDQMMHPTADGVLDRMKAFDAKGRTS
- a CDS encoding ABC transporter permease codes for the protein MFRTALRNVLAHKARLLMTVLAVMLGVAFVSGTLVFTDTLGNAFSKQSAKSYDNVAVSIETFAGDDEKTAGIDDATLEKIRGLDGVASATGRVNGFAGVADPDGKLIGNGWSNTGANFAPGKDGKDASYVFTDGSGPAENGSVALDKDTASKGKYRVGDPVRVATNGPVKEYTLSGIFTTEDGAVNAGGSLVLFDTATAQKLYLKPGVFQNATVSAAGGVSDRKLLDAIEPLLPKDATAQTGKALADQQAKDIESGLSSLNTMLLAFAGIALFVGIFLIANTFTMLIAQRTRELALMRAIGATRRQVKRSVLLEAAVVGTLASVIGFALGLGLATGLRSAMGLLGGKIPAGPLIVSPTAVLSAFAVGVLITVLAAWLPARRAAKIAPVAAMSSVHATASTKSLVLRNSIGGVIALIGAAGIVGGAGAGGTSGRQLVAGGAFFALIGVIILIPLLSRPVIALVRPLLEKLFGVSGKLASQNAVRNPRRTGATASALAIGLTLVTGISVLGVTLGQAIDKMTTDNIKADYLVSMASGDSLDESALTALSKADGVAALSPQQAAWFEVDGEYHSASAVTPGDVEKVFSLTTVSGSLGSLKDGQVAVGSKTAESNGWKTGDTLPVKFEDDKKGEVTVGALYKENEFLSPFVIPKKLADEHSTSTRPEIREIWIKADGGASKANEQSVVDALGDNPAMSVMDRQDIRDMFGGFINTALNIMYGLLAMALLIAVLGVVNTLAMSVFERQQEIGMLRAIGLDRGRVKRMIRLEAVVISLFGAVIGVGLGVFLGWAIGQTLSADIPGYALVIPWDRLGVFLLLAALVGVLASLWPARSAARLNMLTAIKTE
- a CDS encoding class I SAM-dependent methyltransferase, encoding MADAASRLTALAEELLSEPLPVRIRAWDGSESGPPGAPVLVIRHRRALRRLLWKPGELGLARAWVAGEIDIEGDLYETLGHLAGLLWDRGADAKDSVHPVRDPKVRAFARGLLDLAGPWPPPAPPAEEVRRRTGPLHTRRRDKEAISHHYDVGNDFYALVLGPSMVYSCAYWQDGGTLEEAQRDKLDLVCRKLGLKEGDRLLDVGCGWGAMAIHAAREYGAQVTGITLSQEQAAHARKRIAEEGLTDRIEIRVQDYRDVLPRTPGPARTGETPPGPYDAISSIGMAEHVGSVRYREYADDLYALLKPGGRLLNHQIARRPEKDEDAYRIDAFIDAYVFPDGELAPLGRTLATLEEAGFEARDVETLREHYALTLRRWVANLEQHWERAVRATSPGRARVWRLYMAASALSFERNKIGVNQILAVRPLEEGGSRMPLRARTWTEPVEGQGA
- a CDS encoding NAD(P)/FAD-dependent oxidoreductase, translating into MSTTERPRILVVGGGYVGLYAARRILKKMRYGEATVTVVDPRSYMTYQPFLPEAAAGSISPRHVVVPLRRVLPKAEVLTGRVTTIDQDRKVATVAPLVGEAYELPFDYLVIAMGAVSRTFPIPGLAEQGIGMKGIEESIGLRNHVLEQLDKADSTTDEDVRRKALTFVFVGGGFAGAETIGEVEDMARDAAKYYTNVKREDMRFILVDAADKILPEVGPKLGAYGKEHLESRGVEIYLSTSMDSCVDGHVVLKNGLEVDSSTIVWTAGVKPNPALARFGLPLGPRGHVDTSEKLQVQGTDYIWAAGDNAQVPDMVGRRAGNPNAWCPPNAQHALRQAKVLGDNVISGMRGFPQKEYSHANKGAVAGLGLHKGVAMIVMGKVKIKLKGRLAWYMHRGYHGMAMPTWNRKIRIFADWTLAMFLKREVVSLGAMETPREEFYEAAKPAPAPAAAKPEGEKAKAS